A portion of the Adhaeribacter radiodurans genome contains these proteins:
- a CDS encoding T9SS type A sorting domain-containing protein: MKTPLTLLRWCFRQPILTRRWCLLIFLFICCNIPHYSQAQTKIWDKTLGGDKDERLNIMIATPDGGYLLGGTSTSNKNGDKSEPNRGTASENGFYSSDYWIVKINATGQKVWDKNYSYLFGVQEIKNLPNGGFVLGGTGSVTSNKTGYTIGKLNASGNTLWNKTYGGNNADHLYTLLLTKDGGYLLGGYSESGKSGDKSTTYVGHWVVKLDGNGEKVWDKSYGGSSQDNYRDMVAAPDGGYLLGGTSIRGKGGDKTEDKRGYWVVKINEKGTKLWEKTFGALTSYFYLTSLVATTDNDLLLGGYSNSDVNGDKSEPNKGEANYDNYDYWIVKVSDTGKKSQIITFNKSPITKTFGDTPFILSAQASSGLPLKFSLVSGPATLENNTLTLTGAGLVIIKASQSGNDTYSAAPVATQTIIADNPSLVTKLWDKTYGGIYNDQLTDLLATPDGGHLIEGISRLNLRLEPGFSIIKINKDGDQEWRKDLGGDSDTRLYKGITTPDGGYLFGGSTHLQSIDDDSYEFLAVRTTSDGTKIWEKRFHGPGTLADLIATPDGGYLLGGSTVDIKGRDKTENPRGKSDYWLVKIDGDGNRVWDKTLGGSQIEELTSLVATPDGGYLVGGSSYSGQEGDKSEKGIISKYNNPTPDYWVVKLNAQGKKLWDKTFGGNERDNLKELIVAAEGGFLLAGDSFSDKSGNKSEPQISNCNDLQFGCSDYWIVRIDENGTKLWDKTLGTSNGENLARLVATSDGGYLLGGSSFANIDNDKSQFKRGGSDYWVLKINRSGEKVWDKTYGGNGYENLSGLVTTADGSFLLGGTSISEVSGDKDAPKLDNHPSQVGDFWLVKIKDESGQTISAWNLRYGGAGSEGFTTIIKTSDGGYLSGGYTNSGVSGDKTQNSQGKNDFWIVKTDALGKKLWDKRYGGSSDDYLNRIIQTSDGGYLLAGSSLSGITGDKSQASRGDRDYWIVKISNTGEKQWDKRYGGSGYDELKKVIQLSTGEYILAGYSNSPASGDKSQGSQGGHDYWLVKVSSTGTKIWDKRYGGNLNEALGGIVLTSDNGFLLGGSSLSGKNGDKSEESRGGSDFWLLRTDKNGDLLWDKTYGGSGQDEAYSVGRAGENEFFISGQSDSPAGADKTRDSQGGKDFWFIKIAGTGAKIWDKRFGGTKDEELRASIQTSDGGYILAGKSYSNKSGNKRQDSQGSSDYWMVKTDADGMYQWSKTFGGNASEELRAVIQTNDGGLLLAGKSDSGISGDRTQPSQGGTDYWLVKIAPETTLIVAVREATKAKEPIVISEKMVLQAYPNPFSNKATIRFTLPKTEFATVNVYDSQGNVVSTLFQGEVQANLKYQVEWQAKNNPIGLYYLQLQTPTSRSQFKMLLIK; this comes from the coding sequence ATGAAAACACCTTTAACTCTTCTTCGCTGGTGCTTTAGGCAACCAATACTTACCCGTAGATGGTGCTTGTTGATTTTCCTATTTATTTGTTGCAATATACCGCATTACTCTCAGGCTCAAACCAAAATTTGGGATAAAACTCTTGGCGGAGATAAAGATGAAAGGCTTAACATAATGATTGCAACCCCGGATGGAGGATACCTTCTTGGGGGTACTTCTACATCTAATAAAAATGGTGATAAGAGCGAACCTAACCGAGGCACAGCCAGTGAAAACGGTTTTTACTCTTCCGATTATTGGATTGTAAAGATTAATGCTACTGGCCAAAAAGTTTGGGATAAGAATTATAGTTATTTATTCGGCGTTCAGGAGATCAAAAATTTGCCAAATGGTGGATTTGTATTAGGCGGAACAGGGTCTGTGACTAGTAATAAAACTGGCTACACGATTGGTAAGCTTAATGCTTCCGGCAATACTCTTTGGAATAAAACGTATGGAGGAAATAACGCGGATCATTTGTATACACTACTGCTTACCAAAGATGGCGGGTATTTATTAGGTGGCTATTCTGAGTCGGGTAAAAGTGGGGATAAGAGTACAACTTATGTGGGGCATTGGGTAGTAAAGCTCGATGGTAATGGCGAAAAAGTCTGGGATAAGAGTTATGGCGGCAGCTCTCAGGATAATTACCGGGATATGGTAGCGGCACCGGACGGTGGTTATTTACTGGGCGGTACTTCCATAAGAGGGAAAGGAGGCGACAAAACGGAAGATAAAAGAGGTTATTGGGTAGTAAAGATAAATGAAAAAGGTACCAAACTCTGGGAAAAAACTTTTGGCGCATTAACATCCTATTTTTACTTAACTTCTTTGGTAGCTACAACCGATAATGATCTCTTATTGGGAGGTTATTCCAATTCAGATGTAAACGGGGATAAAAGCGAACCCAATAAGGGCGAAGCCAATTATGATAATTATGATTACTGGATTGTTAAAGTATCAGATACGGGAAAAAAATCACAAATTATTACCTTTAATAAGTCGCCGATAACCAAAACCTTCGGCGATACTCCTTTTATCTTGTCAGCTCAGGCTAGTTCAGGTTTACCGTTAAAATTTAGCCTCGTGTCCGGGCCAGCTACGCTCGAAAACAACACGCTTACGCTTACCGGTGCCGGTTTAGTAATCATAAAAGCTTCTCAATCCGGTAATGATACCTACAGTGCCGCTCCGGTAGCAACGCAAACCATAATTGCCGATAATCCTTCGTTGGTTACCAAACTCTGGGACAAAACATACGGGGGCATTTACAACGATCAGCTTACCGACTTATTAGCCACCCCGGATGGCGGGCATTTAATAGAAGGTATTTCCCGGCTTAATCTAAGGTTGGAACCTGGTTTCTCCATTATAAAAATTAATAAAGACGGGGACCAGGAGTGGCGCAAAGACCTGGGAGGAGATTCCGATACCAGGCTTTATAAAGGAATAACTACTCCTGATGGGGGTTATTTATTCGGTGGCTCCACTCATTTACAATCCATTGATGATGATAGTTATGAGTTCCTAGCAGTAAGAACAACTAGTGATGGTACCAAAATTTGGGAAAAGCGTTTTCATGGACCGGGTACTCTGGCTGATTTAATTGCAACACCAGACGGCGGGTATCTGCTGGGAGGTAGTACGGTAGATATCAAAGGCAGAGATAAAACCGAAAATCCCCGGGGAAAAAGTGATTATTGGCTGGTGAAAATAGATGGTGACGGTAACAGGGTCTGGGATAAAACTTTGGGTGGTTCCCAAATTGAGGAACTAACTTCCTTGGTAGCCACCCCAGACGGTGGTTACCTGGTGGGTGGTTCTTCTTATTCGGGGCAGGAAGGTGACAAGAGCGAAAAGGGAATTATAAGCAAATATAATAATCCAACTCCAGATTATTGGGTAGTAAAACTCAATGCCCAGGGTAAGAAGTTGTGGGATAAAACTTTTGGAGGAAATGAACGAGATAATCTGAAAGAATTGATAGTTGCTGCGGAGGGAGGTTTCTTATTAGCCGGAGATTCCTTTTCGGATAAAAGTGGTAATAAAAGTGAGCCTCAGATCAGTAATTGTAACGATCTGCAATTTGGTTGTTCTGATTATTGGATAGTGCGGATAGATGAAAACGGCACCAAGCTTTGGGATAAGACCTTGGGTACCTCAAATGGTGAAAATCTTGCTCGCTTAGTAGCCACTTCTGATGGAGGGTACCTATTGGGCGGTAGTTCTTTTGCGAACATAGATAATGACAAAAGCCAATTTAAACGGGGTGGTTCAGACTACTGGGTTCTAAAAATTAATCGTTCCGGAGAGAAAGTGTGGGATAAAACCTATGGTGGAAACGGATACGAAAATTTATCTGGTCTCGTAACTACTGCCGATGGTAGTTTTTTACTGGGTGGTACTTCTATCTCAGAGGTAAGCGGCGATAAGGATGCTCCTAAGTTAGATAATCATCCAAGTCAGGTTGGGGATTTTTGGCTAGTTAAAATCAAAGACGAATCCGGACAAACAATTTCTGCCTGGAACCTGCGCTACGGTGGTGCGGGTAGCGAAGGCTTTACCACTATTATAAAAACTTCTGATGGAGGTTATTTATCGGGTGGGTACACGAACTCAGGAGTGAGTGGCGATAAAACGCAAAACAGCCAGGGTAAGAACGATTTCTGGATTGTGAAAACGGATGCCTTGGGTAAAAAGCTCTGGGATAAACGTTACGGTGGCTCGAGCGATGATTACCTCAACCGCATTATTCAAACTTCGGATGGCGGTTACTTGCTGGCTGGTTCTTCGCTTTCGGGTATTACTGGCGACAAGAGCCAGGCCAGCCGCGGCGACCGGGATTATTGGATTGTGAAGATTTCCAATACCGGCGAGAAACAATGGGATAAACGTTACGGCGGTTCGGGTTATGATGAACTTAAAAAAGTAATTCAACTCTCTACCGGCGAATACATATTAGCGGGTTACAGTAACTCACCGGCTAGTGGTGATAAAAGCCAGGGAAGCCAGGGAGGCCACGATTACTGGTTAGTAAAAGTAAGCAGCACCGGTACAAAAATCTGGGATAAACGCTATGGTGGCAACTTAAACGAAGCTTTAGGCGGCATTGTATTAACTTCTGATAACGGGTTTTTGCTCGGCGGCAGCTCTTTATCTGGTAAGAACGGCGACAAGAGTGAAGAAAGCCGGGGCGGGAGTGATTTCTGGTTATTACGCACTGATAAAAACGGTGATTTGCTTTGGGATAAGACGTATGGTGGTAGTGGCCAGGACGAAGCGTATTCCGTTGGGCGAGCTGGTGAAAATGAATTCTTTATCTCGGGTCAAAGCGATTCACCTGCAGGTGCAGATAAAACGCGAGATAGCCAGGGTGGCAAAGATTTCTGGTTTATTAAAATAGCGGGTACCGGCGCTAAAATCTGGGATAAACGCTTTGGTGGCACCAAAGACGAGGAACTCCGGGCCAGTATTCAGACGAGCGATGGCGGCTATATTTTGGCAGGGAAATCTTACTCGAACAAGAGTGGCAACAAACGACAAGACAGCCAAGGCTCCAGTGATTACTGGATGGTAAAAACCGATGCCGACGGCATGTACCAGTGGAGTAAAACTTTTGGCGGTAATGCATCCGAAGAACTACGAGCTGTTATCCAGACCAATGATGGTGGATTGCTACTGGCAGGAAAGTCCGATTCAGGGATAAGCGGCGACCGAACTCAGCCGAGCCAGGGCGGTACGGATTATTGGCTCGTGAAAATAGCGCCGGAAACCACGCTAATTGTAGCAGTTAGAGAAGCAACGAAAGCAAAAGAACCAATCGTTATATCAGAAAAGATGGTATTACAGGCCTATCCTAATCCATTTTCGAATAAGGCAACCATTCGGTTTACCCTACCAAAAACAGAATTTGCGACGGTAAATGTTTACGACAGCCAGGGGAATGTAGTAAGCACTTTGTTCCAGGGAGAAGTGCAAGCTAACCTAAAATACCAGGTAGAATGGCAAGCAAAGAATAACCCAATCGGTTTGTATTACCTACAGCTGCAAACGCCAACTTCCCGGAGCCAATTTAAAATGCTCCTGATCAAATAA
- a CDS encoding tetratricopeptide repeat-containing sensor histidine kinase translates to MKKILLVILFLPFLLHAQNHSVDSLLTLIKANPSKTGMVDLNCQLSRAYQFSDIAKAKKHAQTAVNLASRFQFKSKKAEALTLLGYAHLVLGEYDQALACHFKSLNLAQQAQDTMVMVASFNAVATMYHKMEDQKRAVLYLQKAGSLALLAKDTLGLSRVYNNLGNVYEEEKKFTEAFSYFSKAARMQRHLGRNRNLAISLHNMGHVHINLPHPEKGLPYLFESLEINQTIQNNMLRSGTLGSIAQIYALTGKCDKAMQYAHESYDWAIKTKSSKKINQAAKLLQQFYADRQDYANAYRYLKIVNQQENILDLEHQKLKAAETTAEYERAVQVLQQKKFAAEKENQALKIRKQQVNLVFSAAMVVLLMVLLVVVYRSRQRFKFSSRQLTTANHRMQMQNKEIEKQRAELYSQAQILQNQNRMLENHNSFKSRIFTIISHDLRAPFNSLKGILTLIKIKEMSREDLNLLFNLLDKEMEQSVEMLQSLLIWSKSQLAGSNVTLKPVNIQQLVAENLQLVASKAEEKSIVLVNLISENSTISTDQERLNFVLRNIIHNAIKFTSAGGQVLVQTKEEAEKVCISVSDTGQGISPLNLSRLFQEDRFTTLGTSSEKGTGLGLMLCKELLESINASITVDSQLGIGSTFKILLPNSTLTQSFLVRTDELILN, encoded by the coding sequence ATGAAGAAAATTTTACTTGTTATTCTATTTTTACCTTTTTTATTGCACGCGCAAAACCATTCGGTAGATAGTCTTCTGACTTTGATAAAAGCTAATCCTTCTAAAACCGGTATGGTAGATTTAAATTGCCAGCTTAGCCGGGCCTACCAATTTTCTGACATTGCAAAGGCGAAAAAACACGCTCAAACGGCCGTAAATTTAGCTTCCCGCTTCCAATTCAAAAGCAAGAAAGCCGAAGCTCTTACGCTCCTTGGATATGCGCATCTAGTGCTGGGAGAATACGACCAGGCCTTGGCTTGTCATTTTAAATCCTTAAATCTGGCGCAGCAAGCCCAGGATACTATGGTTATGGTGGCCTCGTTTAACGCAGTGGCAACTATGTATCATAAGATGGAAGACCAGAAAAGAGCTGTGCTTTATCTACAAAAGGCGGGCAGTTTGGCTCTATTGGCTAAGGATACGCTGGGATTGAGTCGGGTATATAACAACTTGGGGAATGTATACGAAGAAGAAAAAAAGTTTACCGAAGCATTTTCTTACTTTTCTAAGGCCGCTCGTATGCAGCGCCATTTAGGCCGCAATCGTAATTTAGCTATTAGTTTGCATAATATGGGCCATGTGCATATTAATTTGCCGCATCCGGAAAAGGGTCTGCCTTATTTATTTGAATCCTTAGAAATAAATCAAACCATTCAGAATAATATGCTGCGCTCGGGCACTTTGGGCAGTATTGCTCAAATATACGCCTTAACCGGCAAGTGTGATAAAGCCATGCAGTATGCCCACGAGAGTTATGACTGGGCCATTAAAACGAAATCAAGCAAGAAAATAAACCAGGCGGCCAAACTGTTGCAGCAATTTTACGCCGACCGCCAAGACTACGCGAATGCTTACCGGTACTTGAAAATCGTTAATCAACAAGAAAATATTCTGGATCTGGAACACCAGAAATTAAAGGCTGCGGAAACGACAGCCGAGTACGAAAGAGCGGTTCAGGTACTGCAACAAAAGAAATTTGCCGCTGAAAAAGAAAATCAAGCTTTAAAGATTAGAAAACAACAGGTAAACCTGGTTTTTAGTGCGGCTATGGTTGTGCTGTTAATGGTTCTTTTAGTCGTAGTTTACCGAAGCCGCCAAAGGTTTAAGTTTTCTTCGCGGCAATTAACAACTGCTAACCACCGGATGCAGATGCAAAATAAGGAGATTGAAAAACAACGGGCCGAGTTATACTCCCAGGCGCAAATTTTACAAAATCAAAACCGCATGCTCGAAAACCATAACAGTTTCAAGAGCCGCATATTTACTATTATTTCGCATGATTTGCGGGCGCCATTTAATTCTTTAAAAGGAATACTAACTTTAATTAAGATTAAGGAAATGTCGCGGGAGGATCTTAATTTACTATTTAACCTGCTCGACAAAGAAATGGAGCAATCCGTAGAAATGCTGCAAAGTTTATTAATTTGGTCTAAATCTCAGTTGGCAGGTTCCAACGTTACGCTAAAACCCGTAAACATTCAGCAGTTAGTTGCCGAGAATTTACAGTTAGTGGCTTCTAAAGCAGAAGAGAAAAGCATTGTTTTAGTAAATCTCATTTCAGAAAACAGTACCATCTCCACGGATCAGGAACGTTTAAATTTTGTTTTGAGAAATATAATTCACAATGCCATTAAGTTTACTTCTGCGGGCGGACAGGTACTCGTACAAACTAAAGAAGAAGCAGAAAAGGTTTGCATTTCGGTTAGTGACACTGGTCAAGGTATATCACCCTTAAATCTGAGCCGGCTTTTTCAAGAAGATAGGTTTACTACCCTGGGTACGAGCAGCGAAAAAGGTACGGGTTTGGGACTTATGCTCTGCAAAGAATTACTCGAAAGTATAAACGCGAGCATTACAGTAGATAGCCAATTAGGAATAGGAAGTACTTTTAAAATCCTGCTCCCAAATTCTACTCTAACCCAATCTTTTCTGGTCAGGACCGATGAATTAATTCTTAATTAA